From the Candidatus Polarisedimenticolia bacterium genome, the window CAGGCGTCCCGGGTGCAGGCGTTGCCGTCGTTGCAGGTCACCGGCTTGCCGGCGCACTTGCCGTCGGCGTTGCAGGTGTCCTCCGTGGTGCAGGCATCGCCGTCGTCGCAGGTGGCGTTCGGCGTCGGGGTGTAGACGCACGCGCCCTTGTCGCAGGCGTCCCTGGTGCAGGCGTTCTCGTCGTCGCAGATAATCGGCTTGCCGGTGCAGATGCCCTCGTCGTCGCAGGTGTCCTCGGTGGTGCAGGCATCGAAGTCGTCGCAGGTGGTGCCCGCCGGGAGCGGCGTGGAGATGCACTCGCCATCGACGCAGGCGTCCCTGGTGCAGGCGTACTCGTCGTCGCAGATAATCGGCTTGCCGGCGCACTTGCCGTCGGCGTCGCAGGTGTCCTCGGTGGTGCAGGCATCGCCGTCGTCGCAGGTGGTGCCCGCCTCGGCCGGCGTGTTGACGCACGCGCCGTCAACGCACGCGTCCGCGGTGCAGGGGTCGTGATCGTCACAGAGGGCGGCGCCGCCCTCGTCGATTTCGCCGTCGCAGTCGTCGTCGATGCCGTTGCAGATTTCGTCCGCGCACCCGGTCTCGTAGTTGATCAGCACCGACTGGACTTCCGGCGTGATGGCGGGATCGGATGTCGTCAGGAGGGCGCGGTACTGAATGAACTGGGCGTTCGGGCTGGCGATCGAGCCGCCGGCCAGGGACTGCCAATCCGACCAGGTCGCGTCCGGCGAGGAGGTGTCGCCGGATCGGGTTTCGAAGATGATCGACGCGCCGTCGGGCATGCTGGCGGTGGCGACGAGATCGAGCCAGTGCGCCGAGCCGCCGGCATCGAAGACGCGGGACTCGAAGGTGCCCGCCAGCGCGTAGGGCGTCAGGCGGACCCAGTCCAGGATGTTGTTCTTGCCGCCGAAGAACAGATTGCTGAACAGCGGGCGCATGTCCGCCGTCGGTGAATTCGAGTTCGTGACGACGAGCGTGCCGTCGACGAAATAGGAGATGCTCCCGGGTGCCCAGTCGATCCGGTAACGGTGGAATGCATCGAACACCATGCCGGGGACGTTGCCGCCCTGCGCGGTGCCGTCGTTCGTGCTCGTCATCAGATTGAAGACGAAGAGGCCGGTGCGGAACACGCCCCAGGGGGCGGTGGTGAGGTTCGTGCCGAGGCCCAGCGAATCCAGCGAAGCGCCGCCGATGTTCCCGGAGAACTCGAGCGTTCGGCCCGGGCCGTACGAAGCGTCGGTGCCGAGCAGGACGCCGTCCAGGGTGACCTTGCCTCCGGCGAACGTGGCCACGCCGCTCGGGGGGAACCACTGAGTGGAGAACATCCCTGCGGGAAGCGAGTCGCCGGAAAATTCCGTGCCGAACGTCGGGGCGAGGATGATTTCGCCGTCGGCGGTCTCGGAGATGTACGTGCCGGCGTCAGGAGTCCCGGCGCTGAAGTCGGCCGAGGTTGTGTCCGTGAACGAGGCCGGGCTCGACTCCGGACTGACGGCGATGCCGCCGGACTCCGGGGCGGGGCTTGCAGCCACGTCTTGCCTGCCGGCGAGAAGGTCTGGCAGGAATGCCGTGGCGGTGAGCGCCAGGGCCAGGACAACCGTGGAGACGCGACAGCGGTCCTTGACATACCTGAGCATCTGACTACCCTCCCCCGACAGGGCTGATGCCGGGGGCACACCCACCCCCGGACTCCAAGTTATGTTCGAACCCAGTTGACTCGAGATCGATCAAATGATTGCGGAGACCTTTCCTGCAGTCCGACTCGTCTGCCAACCCCGATCCCCTCACACCGTGCAATGGCCGCGGGGCGCAATGTGCCCCCGACTTTCTCGGCTAAGCAGCGACAGACACGCAAACCGACCCCACTCGGCGTCTGCCGTTACCGGTTAGCCCTGTTCGAGATTCTCTCCGAAGAAAAAGAAGAAACCGCTGCGCGCTGTATACGCCTAGCCGCGAAGCGTGTCAACCGGGAAGCGAGAGGAAAGTGTTCCTCCGGCCAGGATGGAAGGGGAAATTTCAGCAGGTGGGCACTGCTCGGTCAGACAATCCAGACGAACTCCAGCGCCAAAAAAAGCAGGAATCCGAGCGCGGCTCCGACGGTGCCGATGAGGACGCTGCGGAGATCGAGGGTCCCGCGCCAGGCTGCACGAAGCACGTAGACCAGGGTCCCCGCCTGCAGCAGGGGCGCGATCAGCGGGACGAAGAAGAGCGCGAGGGAGAGCGCGCCCAGGATGAGCGCGAAGAGTCTGGGAGTCCGGCCCTGGACGTCAGTCATGTTTGGCCATGCTGTACAGTCCGAGGTTCATCAGATTGATGACCATGTTCGCACCGATGTAACGCAGCGGCTCGCCGGGGAGATCGATCGTGGGCCTGGACATCCAGGCGGGAGGGGCCTCTCCGTGAAGCATCCCCGCCAGGAAGGAGCCCGCCTTCGTCCCCATGGCGAGGCCGTGCCCGGTGTAGCCGCCGCAATAGATGATGTTGCCCGTCGTCCCTTCGGTGCCGATAATCGGCTCCTGGTCGGTGGTGCAGCCCATCGGCCCGGTCCAGGTGTGCTCGAATGGAAAAGACGCGAGGGAGGGGAAGCCCTTCGACAGGACTCGGTGGAGCGCCGGGAACAGGAATGCGTCACCCCGGTGATAGAGCCCGTTGTCGTAGAAGTACTTCGCACCGGCGCCCACCAGAACGCGCTGTCCCGGAGCCTTCCGTCCCCACATGTACATCTCCCGCGAAGTCATGACCAGAATGGTGTCCGGAATGGCGCGCAGGACCTCGCGTGGCACGGGCACCGTGACGGCGGCCGCCGTATGGACGGGGAAGATGCGCGACGTGGCGACGCCGAGCTTCGGGGTGTACCCATTGGTCGCGACGAGGAGCCTGGGCGCGCGGACCACGAAGCGGTCGCCACGGATGACGACCGGGGTCCCGTCCTCGATCGTCCGAACGCGGCTCCCTTCGCACACCGTGGCGCCAAGACCGAGCGCGGCGTTCCTGAGCCCCACGGCGTACCGATAGGGATCGAGCTGCGTCACCGGCGCGCGCTCCAGGTCGCATCCGATCCCGAAGCGATCGATCAGGTCGAGCACGTGCGCGACGTTGTCCGCGGTCCCCTCGGGCATGCCCATCTCCGTCCCTTCACCCAGGACGCCGCCGCTGCGCCCGGTCGCCCCGTACCCGACGTACTCCGCCTCGAGGAGGACGACCCTGAGGCCGGGTGAGCGCAGGAGGGCATGGATCGAGGCCGAGAGGCCGGTGACGCCACCGCCGATGATCGCCAGGTCGGCCTGGTGCTCGCCGAGCAGCGGACTCGATGCCGGCTCCCGCCCGCGGGACACCCAGAAGGACCGGTTGGGGGTCCAGCGGTCGTCCTCCAGGTAGAGGTGAGCGCCTCCGAAATAGGCGCCGCCGGCACCGGCGAGCGCGGCGCTTTTCATGAAGGTCCGGCGGGTCAAAACAGGCGTGCGGGGAGGCTCCATGCGGTCACCCGTGGCGACGGGCGACATGATATCGTCATTCGCATGAGGCGCGTTCTCAAGTGGGCCCTCGTGAGCGCGGCCATTCTCGGGGGCCTGTTCATCGCCTGGAAGCTCGCGGTGGGAATCTTCAAGGTCATCCGGCCCGATCCGGTCCCGGTGACCGTGTATCGTGCCTCCCGCGGGGTCGTCGAAGAAACGGTCACCAACAGCAAGGCCGGCACCGTAAAGGCGCGGCGGCGCGCGAAGATCAGCCCCGAGATCGGCGGCCGGGCGGCCTTCATCGGATTCCGTCCCGGCGACCGGGTGCGCAAGGGGGAGATTCTCCTGAAGATCAACGCGCGCGATCTCGAGGCCGCGCTGGCGCTGGCCATGCAGGACCTGGCGACATCCAGGGCCTCGGCGCAGGAGGCCTGCCTGGCGGCCGACCTGGCGCAGCGCGATCTCAAAAGGACGCTCGGGCTGAAGGACGACCGGATCGTCTCGGCCGAGATGCTCGATCGCCTGCAGAGCCAGTCCGACGCCGCGGCGGCCCGCTGCCAGGCGGCGCGCGCCAACGTCGAACGGGCCCAGGCGGCCATCGATCTGGCCCGCGCCAACCTGAACAAGGCGGTCCTGCGCGCCCCGTTCGACGGCGTCATCGCCGACCTGAAGGCGGAGGTGGGGGAGTGGGTCTCCCCCTCGCCCCCCGCCATGATGATTCCGCCGGTGTTCGACATCATCGATCCCACCTCGATCTACGTCAGCGCCCCGCTGGACGAGGTGGACGCGGGCAGGGTTGCGACCGGCCAGCCGGCGCGCATCTCCCTCGACCCCTACCCGAACCGATCCTTCAAGGGGCGCGTCGCGCGGGTGGCCCCCTACGTCCAGGACATCCAGGAGCAGAACCGGACCTTCGAGGTCGACGTGGACTTCGAAGATGCCAACTTTACCCGCACCCTCCTCCCCGGCACCTCCGCCGACATCGAGATCATCTTGAAGGCGGTCGAGAACGTGCTGCGCATGCCAACCTACGCCCTGCTGGAAGGGGACCGGGTCCTGGTCTTCAACGGCGGCCACCTCAAGGCCGTCCCGGTCAAGACCGGCATGCGTAACTGGGAGTTCACGGAGATCCGGGAAGGGCTCCAGGAGAACGACCCGGTCGTCGTGTCGCTCGATCGCGCGGAGGTCAAGGAAGGGGTCCGCGCCGAGATCCGAGACGAAATGAGCAAGCCGAAAGACGGGACGTGATCGAGCTGCGGGGGCTGACGCGCCACTTTCGCGTCGGCGATCAGACGGTGCAGGCCCTGCAGGACGTCAGCCTGGTGATTCCGGACGGAGACTACCTGGCGCTGATGGGCCCCTCCGGATCGGGGAAGTCCACGCTCCTGCACCTGCTCGGTTGCCTCGACCGCCCCAACAGCGGCTCGTACATCCTCGACGGGCGCGAGGTCGGGTCCCTGCCCGAGGGGGAGCTGGCGGAGATTCGCAGCCGCAAGATCGGCTTCGTGTTCCAGTTCTTCCACCTCGTGCCGCGCCTGACCGCCGCCGGCAACGTCGAGCTGCCGATGATCCTGGCCGGGATCCGCCCGGCGGAGCGGCGCGCCCGCGTGGCGAAGGCGCTGGCCGCGGTCGGGCTGACCGATCGCGCCTCCCACCGGCCGGACCAGCTCTCGGGAGGACAGCGGCAGCGTGTGGCGATCGCCCGCGCCACGGTGATGGGGCCGTCCATTCTCCTGGCGGACGAGCCGACGGGGAACCTCGACCGGGCCTCGGGGCGCGAGATCATCGAGCTGATCGAGCGGATGAACCGCGACGGATTGACCGTGGTGGTGGTCACGCACGACCCCGAGGTCGGCGGGCGGGCGCGGCACATTCTCAAGCTGGTGGATGGCCGCATCGCGTCCGACGGGAAGCCGGCATGAACGCCCTCGATCTCCTGCGCTTCGCATCCATGGCGCTGCGGGGCCACCGGCTTCGGACGATCCTGACCCTCCTGGGGATGTCGATCGGCGTCGGAGCGGTCATCCTGCTGACCGCGCTCGGCGAAGGGGCCCGGGCGTACGTCACGAACGAATTCATGGCCCTCGGCAGCAACCTGCTCATCGTGCTCCCGGGGAAGACCGAGACGACCGGCAACGCCCCCATTCTCGGCGGCACGACCCGTCCGCTGACGCTCGAGGACTGCGAGGCGATCCAGAGGCGCAGCCGGCGGGTGCGGCGCCTGGCGCCGCTTTCGGTGGGGTCGGCGCGCGTGGGCTACGGGGAGAAACGCCGCGAGGTGACCGTCCTCGGCTCGACCCCCGAGCTCCTGCCGGTGCGCCGGCTCGAGGTCGGGACCGGACGCTTCCTCCCCGATGTCGAGATCGATCGGGGCGCCCCCGTCGCGGTCATCGGCCGGACGGTGCAGAAGGAGCTGTTCGGCGCCGACAACCCCCTGGGGCGGCCGATCCGAATCGGCGACTGGCGCTTCCGGGTCGTCGGCGTGCTCGCGGAGAAGGGCCAGTCGCTGGGACTGAACATGGACGACGTCGTGATCGTCCCGGTGGCCAGCTCGATGCGCCTGTTCAACCAGGCGTCCCTGTTCCGGATCCTGATCGAGGTCGGGGCGCACTCGGAAATCGATGCGGCGCGGCAGGACGTCCTGAATATCATCAAGGAGCGCCACGAAGGGGAGGAGGACGTCACCATCCTCACGCAGGACTCGGTCCTGGGGGCGTTCAACCGCATCCTCGGCGCCCTGACGCTGGCCCTCGCCGGCATCGCCGCCGTCTCGCTGTCGGTCGCAGGAATCGGCATCATGAACGTCATGCTCGTCTCGGTGTCGGAGCGCACCCCCGAAGTCGGTCTGCTCAAGGCGCTGGGGGCGACGCGGCGCCAGATTCTCCAGGTCTTCCTGGTCGAGGCGGTGCTCCTGTCCGCGGCCGGCGGGCTTCTCGGCCTGCTCGTCGGGTATCTGGGGTCGGCGATCCTGTCGCAGGCCTTCCCGGCGCTCCAGACCAGGCCGCCGACCTGGGCGGTCATCGCGGCCATCGTCGTGTCCCTCGGCGCCGGCGCCCTGTTCGGCGTCCTGCCGGCGCGCCGCGCGGCGCGGCTCGACCCGGTGACCGCGCTGGCGGGGAGGTAGGAGCATGCCCATGCGCGTGATCGATCTGGTCCGGCTCGCCCTGGGCGCCGTCGCCGGCCATCGCCTGCGATCGGCGTTGACCATGCTCGGGATCGCCATCGGCATCGCCTCGGTCATCCTGCTGACCTCGATCGGAGAGGGGATTCGCGTCTACGTCCTCTCCGAGTTCACCCAGTTCGGAACGAACATCATCGCGATCAACCCCGGAAAGTCGGACACCACGGGGGGCAACCCGACCGCCATGGCCGGCACCATCCGCAAGCTGACGATCGAGGACGCCGAGGCGCTCCGGCGCATCCCTCAGGTCGAAGCCTCGATGCCGGTGGCGTTCGGCAACGCGCGCGTGGAGTACGGGGAGCGCGGCCGGAGCGTTCTGGTCTACGGCGTGACCTCGGACGTGCCGCGCGTCTGGAAGTTCGGGGTGCGGCACGGCCGGTTTCTTCCGGAGGGGGATCCCCGGCACGGCTCGCCCCTGGTCGTCCTGGGGATCAAGCTCAAGCGCGAGGTCTTCGGCGAGAGCAACGCCCTGGGGGAGCGCGTGCGCATCGGCGGCCGCCCGTTTCGCGTCATCGGGGTGATGGAACCGAAGGGACAGTTCCTCAACCTCGACCTGGACGACACGGCGTTCATCCCGGTGGCCGAGGCGATGACCCTGTTCAACCGCGACGACCTGATCGAGATCGACGTGGCCTACCGAAGCGCCGCCGCCCGCGACCTGGTGGCGGCCGACGTCCGCCGCATCCTCCAGGATCGGCACCAGGGGGAGGAGGACTTCACCATCACCACGCAGGAGTCGATGCTCGTCACCCTCGACCGCATCATCGGGGTCGTCACCAAGGCGGTCGGGGCGATCGGCGGCATCTCCCTGGTCGTCGGCGCCATCGGCATCCTGACGATGATGTGGATTTCGGTGAACGAGAGCACCGCCGAGATCGGCCTCCTGCGTGCCCTGGGCGCCCGCCGCAGCCAGGTCATGGCGTTCTTCCTGCTGCAGGCGGCGCTCCTCGCCACCACCGGAGGCGCGCTCGGCATCTTCGCGGGCGTCGGCATCGCCCGCGGGCTCAAGGTGGTCTTGCCGCGGCTGCCGGTGAGCACGCCGCTGCACTACGTGCTCGCCGCCCTGCTTCTGTCCTTCGCCGTCGGCCTCCTGAGCGGGGCGCTCCCCGCCCGCCGCGCCGCCGGACTCGACCCGATCGAGGCCTTGCGCGCCGAGTGAGATCCGGCTGCGGGGCCCGCAGCCGGCTCAGCGCTGCGACCTGGGAGATTACGCCCTGCTCCGATTCGTCGGATGGGGGAGTGTGCTCGAACCGGCGAAGGCTGAGTGCTGCGGTAGCCTCGGGGGCAAGGCGGAGGGGCGGCCGCAGGCAGCGTGTTCGCCGGGCCGTGTGAGACCGTGCGCCGGGGACCCGACGCGCGGATTTCAGCGCGGCGGGCGGCGCACGGCGAACCGAGGGGAGGCTCGCCCAGCGAGCCGGACCCGTGCCCGGCGGGCACGCTGCCTGCGGCCGCCCCCTCGGCTGGGCTCCGTGGAGCGCCGCTACCGCGCGTCGTGAAAGATGACGCCCAGGCTGTAGCGGGTCCCGCCGAGCAGGCGGCTGACGCCGTGGCGCATGCGGACCCGATGGTGGCCGCGCGTGCCCTGAACGGGGCGATCGTGGGTGCTGAAGATGATGATCTCCCCCTGCTCGATGGCGATCGCTTCGCCGCGCGACTGGGCCCGGGGGCGCTGCTCGACGAGGAGAAAATCGCCGCCGGTGTAGTCGGAGCCACGGCGGCTGAGCACGCAGGTGAGCTGCAGCGGAAAGGTCACGTCGCCGTACAGGTCCTGATGCAGGCAATTATAGCCGTCGGTCTCGTAGCGCAGCAGGAGGGGTGTCGGCTTCGTCTGGCCGCGCCTGCGGCAGGCCTCCAGCAGGCGGGCGTGCGTTCCGGGGAACCGCAGGCGCACCCGGAGGGCTTTCATCCAGCCGTTGGCGATCGCGGCGAGCGGCGGATAGGCGCGATGTCGCAGCTCCCTGACCAGGGGAGGCGGAGGATCGGCGAAGTACTTGTACTCCCCCTTGCCGAAACGGAAGCGCTCCATGTCGACGCGGCTGCGGAACAGGGTCTCGTCCGCATACAGCGCGATCAGGCCGGCGCACTCCTCGGGCGTCAGGAGCGGCGCGTCCGTCTTGGCCCAGCCCCGATCCCAGAGCGACCGGCCGATCGCGTCCCAGTCGAGCCGCTCGAGACGCGTGGCCAGGGGCGTCATGCCCCGTTCCGATCCGCCGGCCGGCAGACCTTGCAGGAGCGATACCCGACCGATCGGGCGTCCGCGACCGAGGCGAAGATGATGCGGCTGTCGTCCCGCATGCGATGTCCCGCGGAGCAGCCGACCCGGCAGACGATCCGGGTCGTGGCGCAGCCTTCGAGCACCGGGGTGGCTCTCTCGAGGCCAAGCAGACCGCTCTTCGCGGGCAGCCCGAGGGCGTACCCGCCGAGGCTGCCGTCGCTTCGAAGCACCCGGTGGCAGGGGACGATGAACGGCAGGGGATTGTGGCCGAGGGCCGTGCCGACCGCCCGCACCGCGTCGGGGTGCCCGATCCCCCGGGCGATCCAGGAGTAGGAGCGCGTCTCCCCGAATGGAATGGTGTGCGTCAGGTCCAGGACCTTGCGCTGGAACGGCCGCAGGCCGGTGAGATCCACCGGGACCGTGAAAAAAGCGCGTCGTCCCGTGAAGTACTCCAGCAGCTCGTGACGGGCCCGCTCGGCCAGGCGCGCCGCCGTCCGGGACGGAGGGGCGACGCCGCCGCCGCCGGTCCGGATTTGCGTGACGCCGCGCTCCGACGCCTCGACCTCGACGCCGGCGGCGAAGCGCTCGGCGTCCCAGGCGCCATGCAGGCTCTCCAGGACGCGGCGCGTCAGGCTGGCGCCGGTCGCAACGGGACGGAAGTGGTCGGCCAGAAGGTCGTCGATCGGATCGTGGACGGCCTGGGTGTCGTTGGTCATCGGGGGTCTCCCTGAAGTGCCGAGCGCAGGATCGCCTTGCCGCGGGCGAGCTGGCTCTTGACGGTGTTGACCGAAATGCCGCGGACGCGCGCCAGCTCGCGGTAGGAGAGGCCGTCCACGTAACGCAGGGCGAGGAGGAGGCGGGCTTCGCGGGGCACGTCCAGAAGCGCCCGCTGCAGATCGAGGTGCCGTCCCGCGTCGCCGGGACCGGCCGCGCCCCGGAACAAAGAGGCCTGCCCGTCGGCTCCCCCGTCGACCGCGTCGTCCCGGAGTGCGGCGCGGGAGGCGCGGCGCCGCATCTCGTCCACGCAGACGTTCGTGGTGATGCGGTAGAGCCAGGTGGAGACGGCCCATTCCGGCCGGTAGCTCGCGGCCGATCGGAACAGGCGGAGCAGCGCGCGCTGCAGGGCATCCTCGGCGTCGGCCCGGTTGCCCAGGAGCCGCCAGGCCAGGGCCAGGAGACGAGGGCTGTAGCGCTGGACCAGCTCGGCGAACGCCGGCTCGTCCCCTCCGGCCACCCGCTTCATCAGAGATCGGTCCGTGGTGATCATCACCTTCTTATACCCGGCGGCCGGACGAATCGGGTGGAATCCGGCGCGCCCGCGCCGGCGAGGCCCGGCGGCACGTCATGATAGACGCCCGGGCCGCCTTCCGCGCCGTCACGCGAGCGGCTACAATGGCCGCTTCGCGAGGATCGGATGACGAGGAACCCCGCAAGACGGCGATCGGCGGCCCTGGTCGAAGGACTCGGGCGCGCGCCGGCGCGCGCCATGCTCAAGGCGGTCGGCCTGAGCGACGACGACCTGTCGAAGCCGCTGGTGGGCGTGGCGAACACCTGGATCGAGATCATGCCGTGCAACGTCCACCTGCGCGAGATGGCGGGCTGGGTCAAGGAGGGGATCCGGTCCGCGGGCGGAACGCCGATCGAGTTCAACACCATCGCCGTGTCGGACGGCATCAGCATGGGCACGGAAGGGATGAAGGCCTCCCTGATCAGCCGCGAGGTGGTGGCCGACTCGATCGAGCTCGTGGCTCGCGGCCATCTGTTCGACGCCGTGGTGGCGCTGGCAGGCTGCGACAAGACGATTCCCGGAGCGGCGATGGCCCTGGCCCGCCTGGATATCCCCGCGCTGGTCCTGTACGGCGGGTCGATCGCCCCGGGCACCTTCCAGGGACGCGACGTGACCATCCAGGACGTGTTCGAGGCGGTCGGGGCGCAGGCTGCCGGCCGGATGACCGTCGAGGATCTGCATGCGCTCGAGGACCGGGCCTGCCCCGGGGCCGGCGCCTGCGGGGGGCAGTTCACGGCCAACACCATGGCGACCGCCCTCGAGTTCCTGGGTCTGTCGTTCATGGGGAGCGCCGGCGTGCCCGCCGAGGACCCGGCCAGGCAGGAGGTGGCGCGCGCCGCGGGACGGCTGGTGATGGAGGCGCTGCACGCCGATCGCCGGCCGGGACGGCTCCTGACCCGCGGCGCCTTCGCGAATGCGATCACCTCGATCGCCGCGACCGGCGGATCGACCAACGGGGTCCTGCACCTGCTGGCGCTGGCCCGGGAGAGCGGCGTGCCGCTCGAGATCGGGGACTTCGATCGCCTCAGTCGGAAAACGCCGATCCTCGCCGACCTCAAGCCGGGCGGCCGCTTCGTCGCCACCGACATGCAGCGGGCCGGCGGGACGCGCCTCCTGGCGCTGCGTCTCGCGGAGGCCGGTCTCCTGAACGGCGACGAGATGACGATTTCGGGCCGCACGATAGGGGACGAGGCGCGGGAGGCGCGCGAGACTCCCGGTCAAAAAGTAATCCGCCCCCTGTCCGACCCGGTCCAGACGACGGGCGGGCTGGCGATCCTGACGGGCAGCCTGGCGCCCGAGGGGTGCGTGGTGAAGACGGCGGGGCACACCCGCACGCGTCACCGCGGTCCGGCGCGCGTCTTCGATCGCGAGGAGGACGCCTTCGCCGCGGTGCAGGCGCGGCGCATCGCGCCCGGTGACGTCGTCGTGATCCGCTATGAGGGGCCGAGCGGCGGCCCCGGGATGCGCGAGATGCTCGCGGTCACCGCCGCCCTCGTCGGGCAGGGCCTCGGCGAGCAGGTCGCGCTCCTCACGGACGGCCGTTTCTCGGGCGCGACGCACGGGTTGATGGCCGGGCATGTCGCCCCGGAAGCGGCGCGCGGGGGTCCGATCGCGGCGGTGCGCGAGGGGGACATGATCCGCTTCGACGTCGAGGCGCGCCGCCTGGACGTGGAGATCACGGACGAGGAGATCCGGTCCCGCCTGGAGTCCTGGAGAGCGCCGGCCCCACGCTACCCGCGCGGCGTCTTCGCCAAGTACGCCCGCCTGGTCTCGTCCGCCAGCGAGGGCGCCGTCACCGGCTAGGAGGTGTGTCCGAGCATTCGGCCGGCTCCTGGCCCGGGGGCCGGCGCGCCCCGTTGCGCTATGATGGATCGGGTGTCTCGAATGTCTCTGATCCAGCCGGCCCGACTGAAGCCCGGAATGACGATCGAAGCGGCCGCAGCGCGCGCGGCGCCGCCGACCGGCGGATCCGCCGCCGGGCCGCGGACCGTCCGCGGCCGGGCGCTCATCTTCTGGGATCCGAAGCGTCCGGGCAGGAAGCTCGACGCCATCGACACCGACCAGATCACCCCCTCGTCCGATTGCGTCTCGGAGAGCCTGGACACGCTCGACGAGCGATGGAAGGCGGGGGCGTTCCGCTACCTCATGCCCGATTTCCGCGGGCGGGTCCGCGAGGGGGCGAACGTCGTGATCGCGGGGGACCGGTTCGCCATCGGGTCGTCGCGCGAGATGTCGCCGGCGGGGCTCAAGGGGATCGCGGAGGAGGCGGGCCTCGATCTCGTGATCCTGTGCGGCGTCAACATGGGAGACATCTTCCGGAAGAACGCCATCAACCTGGGCCTGCACGTGGCCCAGTCCCCGGAGGCCGTGGAGGAGGCGCGCGACGGCGACGAGTTCGCCTTCGACGTGGAGACGCGCCGGATCACCAACGTCACGCGCGGCACAAGCTACGAGCCGGTCCCGCTGACCGCCAAGGAGGAGGAGATCCGGAGGACCGGCGGCATCATCGAGGTCGGCCGGCGCGAGTTCCTGGACTCGATCCGGCGCGCTCCGCGCCTGGAGTTTCCCGACGAGAGGCAGGCGCGGACCATGACCATCGCCGAGCAGATCGCCTGGGCCCATCGCGTCGACCGGGACGCCACGGTCCGGCCCGGGGCGACGCTGCGCCTGTACGCCGACCTGCTCCCGGCCTCGGACGGGACCGCCCCCTTCGCCATCCACACCTTCAACCGGATCTCGGGTGGACACGTCATCGACCCGCGCCAGGCGGCGATCGCCAGCGATCATTTCGTGTTCACCGGCAAGCCCGAGGACGACAGGCAGACGTCGATCTCGATGGAATTCGCCCGCCTCCACGGCATCGG encodes:
- a CDS encoding glycoside hydrolase family 16 protein; this translates as MLRYVKDRCRVSTVVLALALTATAFLPDLLAGRQDVAASPAPESGGIAVSPESSPASFTDTTSADFSAGTPDAGTYISETADGEIILAPTFGTEFSGDSLPAGMFSTQWFPPSGVATFAGGKVTLDGVLLGTDASYGPGRTLEFSGNIGGASLDSLGLGTNLTTAPWGVFRTGLFVFNLMTSTNDGTAQGGNVPGMVFDAFHRYRIDWAPGSISYFVDGTLVVTNSNSPTADMRPLFSNLFFGGKNNILDWVRLTPYALAGTFESRVFDAGGSAHWLDLVATASMPDGASIIFETRSGDTSSPDATWSDWQSLAGGSIASPNAQFIQYRALLTTSDPAITPEVQSVLINYETGCADEICNGIDDDCDGEIDEGGAALCDDHDPCTADACVDGACVNTPAEAGTTCDDGDACTTEDTCDADGKCAGKPIICDDEYACTRDACVDGECISTPLPAGTTCDDFDACTTEDTCDDEGICTGKPIICDDENACTRDACDKGACVYTPTPNATCDDGDACTTEDTCNADGKCAGKPVTCNDGNACTRDA
- a CDS encoding FAD-binding oxidoreductase produces the protein MSPVATGDRMEPPRTPVLTRRTFMKSAALAGAGGAYFGGAHLYLEDDRWTPNRSFWVSRGREPASSPLLGEHQADLAIIGGGVTGLSASIHALLRSPGLRVVLLEAEYVGYGATGRSGGVLGEGTEMGMPEGTADNVAHVLDLIDRFGIGCDLERAPVTQLDPYRYAVGLRNAALGLGATVCEGSRVRTIEDGTPVVIRGDRFVVRAPRLLVATNGYTPKLGVATSRIFPVHTAAAVTVPVPREVLRAIPDTILVMTSREMYMWGRKAPGQRVLVGAGAKYFYDNGLYHRGDAFLFPALHRVLSKGFPSLASFPFEHTWTGPMGCTTDQEPIIGTEGTTGNIIYCGGYTGHGLAMGTKAGSFLAGMLHGEAPPAWMSRPTIDLPGEPLRYIGANMVINLMNLGLYSMAKHD
- a CDS encoding efflux RND transporter periplasmic adaptor subunit, giving the protein MRRVLKWALVSAAILGGLFIAWKLAVGIFKVIRPDPVPVTVYRASRGVVEETVTNSKAGTVKARRRAKISPEIGGRAAFIGFRPGDRVRKGEILLKINARDLEAALALAMQDLATSRASAQEACLAADLAQRDLKRTLGLKDDRIVSAEMLDRLQSQSDAAAARCQAARANVERAQAAIDLARANLNKAVLRAPFDGVIADLKAEVGEWVSPSPPAMMIPPVFDIIDPTSIYVSAPLDEVDAGRVATGQPARISLDPYPNRSFKGRVARVAPYVQDIQEQNRTFEVDVDFEDANFTRTLLPGTSADIEIILKAVENVLRMPTYALLEGDRVLVFNGGHLKAVPVKTGMRNWEFTEIREGLQENDPVVVSLDRAEVKEGVRAEIRDEMSKPKDGT
- a CDS encoding ABC transporter ATP-binding protein produces the protein MIELRGLTRHFRVGDQTVQALQDVSLVIPDGDYLALMGPSGSGKSTLLHLLGCLDRPNSGSYILDGREVGSLPEGELAEIRSRKIGFVFQFFHLVPRLTAAGNVELPMILAGIRPAERRARVAKALAAVGLTDRASHRPDQLSGGQRQRVAIARATVMGPSILLADEPTGNLDRASGREIIELIERMNRDGLTVVVVTHDPEVGGRARHILKLVDGRIASDGKPA
- a CDS encoding ABC transporter permease, whose product is MNALDLLRFASMALRGHRLRTILTLLGMSIGVGAVILLTALGEGARAYVTNEFMALGSNLLIVLPGKTETTGNAPILGGTTRPLTLEDCEAIQRRSRRVRRLAPLSVGSARVGYGEKRREVTVLGSTPELLPVRRLEVGTGRFLPDVEIDRGAPVAVIGRTVQKELFGADNPLGRPIRIGDWRFRVVGVLAEKGQSLGLNMDDVVIVPVASSMRLFNQASLFRILIEVGAHSEIDAARQDVLNIIKERHEGEEDVTILTQDSVLGAFNRILGALTLALAGIAAVSLSVAGIGIMNVMLVSVSERTPEVGLLKALGATRRQILQVFLVEAVLLSAAGGLLGLLVGYLGSAILSQAFPALQTRPPTWAVIAAIVVSLGAGALFGVLPARRAARLDPVTALAGR
- a CDS encoding ABC transporter permease, whose product is MPMRVIDLVRLALGAVAGHRLRSALTMLGIAIGIASVILLTSIGEGIRVYVLSEFTQFGTNIIAINPGKSDTTGGNPTAMAGTIRKLTIEDAEALRRIPQVEASMPVAFGNARVEYGERGRSVLVYGVTSDVPRVWKFGVRHGRFLPEGDPRHGSPLVVLGIKLKREVFGESNALGERVRIGGRPFRVIGVMEPKGQFLNLDLDDTAFIPVAEAMTLFNRDDLIEIDVAYRSAAARDLVAADVRRILQDRHQGEEDFTITTQESMLVTLDRIIGVVTKAVGAIGGISLVVGAIGILTMMWISVNESTAEIGLLRALGARRSQVMAFFLLQAALLATTGGALGIFAGVGIARGLKVVLPRLPVSTPLHYVLAALLLSFAVGLLSGALPARRAAGLDPIEALRAE
- a CDS encoding 2OG-Fe(II) oxygenase, whose protein sequence is MTPLATRLERLDWDAIGRSLWDRGWAKTDAPLLTPEECAGLIALYADETLFRSRVDMERFRFGKGEYKYFADPPPPLVRELRHRAYPPLAAIANGWMKALRVRLRFPGTHARLLEACRRRGQTKPTPLLLRYETDGYNCLHQDLYGDVTFPLQLTCVLSRRGSDYTGGDFLLVEQRPRAQSRGEAIAIEQGEIIIFSTHDRPVQGTRGHHRVRMRHGVSRLLGGTRYSLGVIFHDAR